In Cololabis saira isolate AMF1-May2022 chromosome 4, fColSai1.1, whole genome shotgun sequence, one DNA window encodes the following:
- the LOC133442137 gene encoding zinc finger protein 665-like, protein MIHTGDKPFTCDQCGAAFTRKYHLKIHQRVHTGEKPFTCDQCGAAFTRKYHLKIHQRIHTGEKPFTCDQCGAAFTRSSDLRTHQRIHTGEKPFTCDQCGAAFTRQDCLKIHQRIHTGEKPFRCDQCGAAFTTKSKLKIHQRIHTGEKPFTCDQCGAAFTRQDHLRIHQRIHTGEKPFRCDQCGAAFTTSGVLMIHQRVHTGDKPFTCNQCGAAFTTSGVLMIHQRVHTGDKPFKCDQCGASFTQQGNLRTHQRIHTGDKPFRCEQCGASFTRSSHLRTHQRIHTGDKPFRCDQCGAAFTESGTLKIHQRIHTGDKPFRCDQCGAAFTRSSHLRTHQRIHTGEKPFRCDQCGAAFTTSSYLRTHQRIHTGDKPFRCDQCGAAFTTSSDLRTHQRIHTGDKPFRCDQCEAAFTQQIQLKRHQRIHTGEKPFRCDQCEAAFTTSSQLKKHQRTHTSDKL, encoded by the coding sequence atgattcacactggagataaaccgttcacttgtgatcagtgtggagcagcttttaccagaaaATATcatctaaagattcaccaacgtgttcacactggagaaaaaccgttcacttgtgatcagtgtggagcagcttttaccagaaaATATcatctaaagattcaccaacgtattcacactggagaaaaaccgttcacttgtgatcagtgtggagcagcttttaccagatcAAGtgatctaaggactcaccaacgtattcacactggagaaaaaccgttcacttgtgatcagtgtggagcagcttttaccagacaagattgtctaaagattcaccaacgtattcacactggagaaaaaccgttcagatgtgatcagtgtggagcagcttttaccactaAAAGTAaactaaagattcaccaacgtattcacactggagaaaaaccgttcacttgtgatcagtgtggagcagcttttaccagacaAGATCATCTaaggattcaccaacgtattcacactggagaaaaaccgttcagatgtgatcagtgtggagcagcttttaccacttcAGGTGTTCTAATGattcaccaacgtgttcacactggagataaaccgttcacttgtaatcagtgtggagcagcttttaccacttcAGGTGTTCTAATGattcaccaacgtgttcacactggagataaaccgttcaaatgtgatcagtgtggagcatcttttacccaacaaggcaatctaaggactcaccaacgtattcacaccggagataaaccattcagatgtGAACAGTGTGGAGCATCTTTTACCAGATCAAGtcatctaaggactcaccaacgtattcacactggagataaaccgttcagatgtgatcagtgtggagcagctttcacTGAGTCAGGAAcgctaaagattcaccaacgtattcacactggagataaaccgtttaggtgtgatcagtgtggagcagcttttaccagatcaagtcatctaaggactcaccaacgtattcacactggagaaaaaccgttcagatgtgatcagtgtggagcagcttttaccacatcaagttatctaaggactcaccaacgtattcacactggagataaaccgttcagatgtgatcagtgtggagcagcttttaccacatcaagtgatctaaggactcaccaacgtattcacactggagataaaccgtttagatgtgatcagtgtgaggcagcttttacccaacaaattCAGCTAAagagacaccaacgtattcacactggagaaaaaccgttcagatgtgatcagtgtgaggcagcttttaccacatcaagtcagCTAAAGAAGCACCAACGTACTCACACGAGTGATAAACTCtaa
- the LOC133442151 gene encoding zinc finger protein ZFP2-like, whose protein sequence is MDRDQESSIRTRAGSSSGLQKHKGKERPTSFRCDHCKKVFTTSSRLRKHKMIHTGDKPFSCDQCGAAFTRKYHLKIHQRIHTGEKPFRCDQCGAAFTQQGSLWTHQRIHTGEKPFRCDQCGAAFTHRRSLRTHQRVHTGEKPFRCDQCGAAFTESGKLKIHQRIHTGDKPFRCDQCGAAFTRQDCLKTHQRIHTGDKPFRCDQCGAAFTQQGHLKTHQRIHTGDKPFSCDQCGAAFTRQDCLKTHQRIHTGDKPFRCDQCGAAFTQQGHLKTHQRIHTGDKPFSCDQCGAAFTRRDSLRSHQRIHTGDKPFRCDQCGAAFTQQGSLIIHQRIHTGDRPFRCEQCEAAFTTSSQLKKHQRTHTSDKL, encoded by the exons atggaccgggaccaggagtCCAGCATCAGGACCAGAGCGGGATCTTcctctggtctgcag aaacataaaggcAAAGAGAGACCCACAAGTTTTCGTTGTGATCACTGCAAGAaagtcttcaccacttcatcacGTCTGAGAAAACATAAgatgattcacactggagataaaccgttcagttgtgatcagtgtggagcagcttttaccagaaaATATCATCTAAAGatacaccaacgtattcacactggagaaaaaccgtttaggtgtgatcagtgtggagcagcttttacccaacaaggtagtctatggactcaccaacgtattcacactggagaaaaaccgtttaggtgtgatcagtgtggagcagcttttacccatcGACGTagtctaaggactcaccaacgtgttcacactggagaaaaaccgtttaggtgtgatcagtgtggagcagcttttactgagtcaggaaagctaaagattcaccaacgtattcacactggagataaaccgttcagatgtgatcagtgtggagcagcttttaccagacaAGATTGTCTAaagactcaccaacgtattcacactggagataaaccattcagatgtgatcagtgtggagcagcttttacccaacaaggtcatctaaagactcaccaacgtattcacactggagataaaccattcagttgtgatcagtgtggagcagcttttaccagacaAGATTGTCTAaagactcaccaacgtattcacactggagataaaccattcagatgtgatcagtgtggagcagcttttacccaacaaggtcatctaaagactcaccaacgtattcacactggagataaaccattcagttgtgatcagtgtggagcagcttttaccagacgAGATAGTTtaaggagtcaccaacgtattcacactggagataaaccatttaggtgtgatcagtgtggagcagcttttacccaacaaggtagtctaattattcaccaacgtattcacactggagatagaccgttcagatgtgaacagtgtgaggctgcttttaccacatcaagtcagCTAAAGAAGCACCAACGTACTCACACGAGTGATAAACTCTAA